In Actinomycetota bacterium, a genomic segment contains:
- a CDS encoding MarR family transcriptional regulator: MTARELVPRDAAPTDADVAQLAARLRLTVARLGRRLRQEAGGPLSPSMVSALATIDRQGEVTLGDLAAAERVQPSSITAMVGKLEGAGHVERRPDPADGRVTWIRLTAQGKRLLERERARKTAFLTRRLSQLEPDDVAALARAVDVLERLMEEQR; the protein is encoded by the coding sequence ATGACCGCCCGAGAGCTCGTCCCGAGGGATGCCGCACCGACCGACGCCGACGTGGCCCAACTGGCCGCCCGGCTCCGGCTGACGGTGGCTCGCCTGGGACGGCGGCTCCGGCAGGAGGCCGGCGGCCCGCTCTCCCCCTCCATGGTCTCGGCCCTGGCCACCATCGATCGCCAGGGCGAGGTCACCCTCGGCGACCTCGCCGCGGCGGAGCGGGTCCAGCCCTCCAGCATCACCGCCATGGTCGGAAAGCTGGAGGGAGCCGGCCACGTCGAGCGGCGCCCCGACCCGGCCGACGGTCGCGTGACGTGGATCCGCCTCACGGCGCAGGGCAAGCGCCTGCTGGAACGGGAGCGGGCCCGCAAGACCGCGTTCCTGACCCGCCGCCTCAGCCAACTGGAGCCGGACGACGTCGCCGCGCTGGCCCGGGCCGTCGACGTCCTGGAACGACTGATGGAGGAGCAGCGGTGA
- a CDS encoding GYD domain-containing protein, which translates to MPKYLLRASLTAEGARGTLKEGGTARQAVVEGAVRGQGGTVEAFYYAFGDEDVYVIADLPDDASAAAVSLTVSASGAVRTSTTVLMTPEQVDEASKKSVEYRAPGA; encoded by the coding sequence ATGCCCAAGTACCTGCTCCGCGCGTCCTTGACGGCCGAGGGTGCCCGCGGGACGCTCAAGGAAGGGGGCACGGCACGCCAGGCGGTGGTCGAGGGAGCCGTCCGCGGCCAGGGGGGGACCGTCGAGGCCTTCTACTACGCCTTCGGCGACGAGGACGTCTACGTCATCGCCGACCTTCCCGACGACGCCTCGGCCGCCGCCGTGAGCCTCACCGTGTCCGCCAGCGGCGCCGTCCGGACGAGCACCACCGTCCTGATGACGCCCGAGCAGGTGGACGAGGCCTCCAAGAAGTCCGTCGAGTACCGCGCGCCGGGCGCATAG